From a single Frankiaceae bacterium genomic region:
- the rpoC gene encoding DNA-directed RNA polymerase subunit beta', giving the protein IVNNEKRMLQEAVDALFDNGRRGRPVTGPGNRPLKSLSDMLKGKQGRFRQNLLGKRVDYSGRSVIVVGPQLKLHQCGLPKQMALELFKPFVMKRLVDLNHAQNIKSAKRMVERARPVVWDVLEEVITEHPVLLNRAPTLHRLGIQAFEPQLVEGKAIQIHPLVCTAFNADFDGDQMAVHLPLSAEAQAEARILMLSSNNILSPAHGRPITSPTQDMVLGIYYLTAMKDGAAGEGRIFGSVGEATMAYDTRELDLQAKITVRLKDVVPPAGWTKPAGENDDIEGETFLRLETTLGRCLFNEALPTDYPFVDAEVSKRKLSEIVNDLAERYPKVQVAATLDALKAAGFHWATRAGVTIAIDDVVTPPEKAAILDKHEKEADKIEKQFQRGVITDDERRQELIEIWTKATAEVARAMEANFPKMNPVFMMVNSGARGNMMQVRQIAGMRGLVANPKGEIIPRPIKANFREGLTVLEYFISTHGARKGLADTALRTADSGYLTRRLVDVSQDVIIREEDCGTDRGFPMRIAAVGKDGGLVRDQHVETGVYARTLAEDVTVGKETVPAGTDLGDLAIGKLMEMGVEEVKVRSVLTCQAKQGTCAMCYGRSLAAGKLVDVGEAVGIVAAQSIGEPGTQLTMRTFHTGGVAGEDITHGLPRVVELFEARVPKGKAPIAEATGRVRIEDAEKLRKIIVVPDDGSEEIVIDKISRRQRLRVADGDHVEVGEKLTEGAMDPHDVLRILGPRAVQQHLVAEVQEVYRSQGVSIHDKHIEIIVRQMLRRVSVLESGDTEFLPGQLAERAKFEAENRRIVGEGGEPASGRPVLMGITKASLATESWLSAASFQETTRVLTDAAISAKSDSLLGLKENVIIGKLIPAGTGISRYRNIRVEPTEEARQQVYANAWTDDGEYAFGQASGQAVPLEDYGYDRDYR; this is encoded by the coding sequence CATCGTCAACAACGAGAAGCGGATGCTGCAGGAGGCCGTCGACGCGCTGTTCGACAACGGCCGCCGCGGCCGGCCCGTCACGGGCCCGGGCAACCGCCCGCTCAAGTCGCTGTCCGACATGCTCAAGGGCAAGCAGGGCCGCTTCCGCCAGAACCTCCTGGGCAAGCGCGTCGACTACTCGGGCCGTTCGGTCATCGTCGTCGGCCCGCAGCTCAAGCTGCACCAGTGCGGCCTGCCGAAGCAGATGGCGCTCGAGCTGTTCAAGCCGTTCGTCATGAAGCGGCTGGTCGACCTCAACCACGCGCAGAACATCAAGAGCGCCAAGCGCATGGTCGAGCGCGCGCGTCCCGTCGTGTGGGACGTGCTCGAAGAGGTCATCACCGAGCACCCGGTGCTGCTCAACCGCGCGCCGACGCTGCACCGCCTGGGCATCCAGGCGTTCGAGCCGCAGCTGGTCGAGGGCAAGGCCATCCAGATCCACCCGCTCGTCTGCACGGCGTTCAACGCCGACTTCGACGGCGACCAGATGGCCGTGCACCTGCCGCTGTCCGCGGAGGCGCAGGCCGAGGCCCGCATCCTCATGCTGTCCTCCAACAACATCCTGTCGCCGGCGCACGGCCGTCCCATCACGTCGCCGACGCAGGACATGGTCCTGGGCATCTACTACCTCACCGCGATGAAGGACGGCGCGGCGGGCGAGGGCCGGATCTTCGGCTCCGTGGGCGAGGCCACGATGGCGTACGACACCCGCGAGCTCGACCTGCAGGCCAAGATCACGGTCCGGCTCAAGGACGTCGTCCCGCCGGCCGGATGGACGAAGCCCGCGGGCGAGAACGACGACATCGAGGGCGAGACGTTCCTCCGCCTCGAGACGACGCTCGGCCGGTGCCTGTTCAACGAGGCGCTGCCGACGGACTACCCGTTCGTCGACGCCGAGGTCTCCAAGCGCAAGCTGTCGGAGATCGTCAACGACCTCGCCGAGCGCTACCCCAAGGTGCAGGTCGCCGCGACGCTCGACGCCCTCAAGGCGGCGGGCTTCCACTGGGCGACGCGCGCCGGCGTCACGATCGCGATCGACGACGTCGTCACGCCGCCGGAGAAGGCCGCCATCCTCGACAAGCACGAGAAGGAGGCCGACAAGATCGAGAAGCAGTTCCAGCGGGGCGTCATCACCGACGACGAGCGCCGCCAGGAGCTGATCGAGATCTGGACGAAGGCCACCGCCGAGGTCGCGCGGGCCATGGAGGCCAACTTCCCGAAGATGAACCCCGTCTTCATGATGGTCAACTCCGGTGCCCGAGGAAACATGATGCAGGTCCGGCAGATCGCCGGCATGCGTGGCCTCGTGGCCAACCCGAAGGGCGAGATCATCCCGCGCCCGATCAAGGCCAACTTCCGCGAGGGCCTGACCGTGCTGGAGTACTTCATCTCCACGCACGGCGCCCGTAAGGGACTCGCCGACACCGCGCTGCGTACCGCCGACTCCGGCTACCTGACCCGCCGGCTCGTCGACGTCTCGCAGGACGTCATCATCCGCGAGGAGGACTGCGGCACCGACCGCGGCTTCCCGATGCGGATCGCGGCGGTCGGCAAGGACGGCGGCCTCGTCCGCGACCAGCACGTCGAGACCGGCGTGTACGCGCGGACGCTCGCCGAGGACGTCACCGTCGGCAAGGAGACCGTCCCCGCCGGCACCGACCTCGGCGACCTCGCCATCGGCAAGCTGATGGAGATGGGCGTCGAGGAGGTCAAGGTCCGTTCGGTCCTGACCTGCCAGGCCAAGCAGGGCACCTGCGCGATGTGCTACGGCCGTTCGCTCGCGGCCGGCAAGCTCGTCGACGTCGGCGAGGCGGTCGGCATCGTTGCCGCCCAGTCGATCGGCGAGCCGGGCACGCAGCTGACCATGCGGACGTTCCACACCGGCGGTGTCGCGGGTGAGGACATCACGCACGGCCTGCCGCGAGTGGTCGAGCTGTTCGAGGCGCGCGTCCCCAAGGGCAAGGCGCCGATCGCCGAGGCGACCGGCCGCGTGCGCATCGAGGACGCCGAGAAGCTGCGCAAGATCATCGTGGTCCCGGACGACGGCTCCGAGGAGATCGTCATCGACAAGATCAGCCGCCGCCAGCGGCTGCGCGTCGCGGACGGCGACCACGTCGAGGTCGGCGAGAAGCTGACCGAAGGTGCCATGGACCCGCACGACGTCCTGCGCATCCTCGGCCCGCGCGCCGTCCAGCAGCACCTCGTCGCCGAGGTCCAGGAGGTCTACCGCTCCCAGGGCGTGTCGATCCACGACAAGCACATCGAGATCATCGTGCGGCAGATGCTGCGCAGGGTCTCCGTGCTGGAGTCGGGCGACACCGAGTTCCTCCCCGGGCAGCTGGCCGAGCGTGCCAAGTTCGAGGCGGAGAACCGCCGCATCGTCGGCGAGGGTGGCGAGCCCGCCTCTGGCCGTCCGGTCCTGATGGGCATCACGAAGGCGTCGCTCGCGACGGAGTCGTGGCTGTCCGCGGCGTCGTTCCAGGAGACGACCCGCGTCCTGACCGACGCGGCCATCTCCGCCAAGAGCGACTCCCTGCTCGGCCTCAAGGAGAACGTCATCATCGGCAAGCTCATCCCGGCGG